One window of the Rhodothermales bacterium genome contains the following:
- the asnB gene encoding asparagine synthase (glutamine-hydrolyzing), with protein MCGIAGILTSGGSSRCQTRDVLLQMRAALNHRGPDGQGFWDDGEVGIALAHTRLAILDLSAAGHQPMVSPNGRYVLSFNGEIYNSVEVRLALERERRVDWRGHSDTEVLLRAIQEWGLERALKKSVGMFAVAVWDQEGRQLSLARDRFGEKPLLYGRLGGDIVFASELRAIEQHPAYERKIDLQAMELFFRRGYIPAPLSAVEGIRKVLPGQILRFSSEVGELDPARTIYWNLDHAVGRARSTDVRGGFIESRNQIRRLLERAIRGQLHADVPVGVLLSGGIDSSLVAAIAQGVSLSSVRTFTIGFDEAGFDEGHQARALAKQLGTEHQDLYLDATSVRDLVPELAATYDEPFADPSALPTLLLSRLVRGYVTVALSGDGGDESFCGYQRYLGSRVRQMWVMNRALGGFPSRSLFRSMGIAESVLSSARREKLRRLSALLDAEVSNNFESFYTWYTAKWLRSPIQSGGGPLPATAGPPLAGIDFERRMMALDTASYLPDDILVKVDRAAMSVGLETRAPFLDHRLVEFAWGLPLHYLRTADKGKLILRDLLDELVGGRLSRLPKKGFSAPIATWLRGPLRDWAEDLLAVGRLDDHGWLDSAEVRRRWQEHLSGTVDWSESLWGVLMLNSWASK; from the coding sequence ATGTGCGGGATTGCTGGAATTCTGACCTCCGGGGGGAGTTCGCGTTGTCAAACCAGAGATGTGCTTCTGCAGATGCGCGCTGCCTTGAATCACAGGGGCCCGGACGGTCAGGGGTTCTGGGATGATGGCGAAGTGGGGATTGCGCTTGCACACACCCGGCTGGCAATACTAGACCTGTCGGCGGCCGGACACCAACCTATGGTTTCTCCCAATGGCCGATATGTTCTTAGCTTTAACGGAGAGATCTACAACTCGGTGGAAGTACGATTGGCGTTGGAGCGCGAGCGCCGGGTTGACTGGAGGGGGCACTCCGACACGGAGGTTCTACTTCGAGCAATTCAGGAATGGGGGTTGGAGCGCGCCCTGAAGAAGTCTGTCGGGATGTTTGCCGTGGCTGTTTGGGACCAAGAGGGCCGGCAGTTGTCCCTGGCGCGGGACCGATTCGGGGAGAAGCCGCTCTTATACGGAAGATTGGGAGGCGATATTGTTTTTGCGTCTGAACTCCGAGCAATCGAGCAGCATCCGGCCTATGAGCGCAAGATCGACTTGCAGGCCATGGAGCTTTTCTTCCGGCGCGGCTACATACCAGCACCTCTTTCGGCGGTGGAGGGGATCCGGAAGGTGCTCCCAGGGCAAATCCTGAGGTTCTCAAGCGAGGTCGGGGAATTGGATCCCGCGCGCACAATCTACTGGAATCTTGACCATGCAGTAGGCAGGGCAAGGTCAACCGATGTACGGGGTGGCTTCATCGAATCACGAAACCAGATAAGGCGCCTACTTGAGCGGGCTATTCGTGGTCAGTTGCATGCCGACGTGCCCGTTGGGGTCCTGCTCTCGGGTGGAATCGACTCGTCGCTGGTTGCGGCGATTGCCCAAGGGGTTTCGTTGAGTAGTGTCCGGACGTTTACCATTGGTTTTGACGAAGCGGGTTTTGATGAAGGACATCAAGCTCGAGCGCTGGCCAAGCAGCTTGGAACGGAACACCAGGATCTCTACCTAGACGCGACATCAGTGCGGGACCTAGTCCCGGAGCTTGCCGCGACTTACGACGAACCGTTTGCAGACCCTTCTGCCCTGCCAACTCTCCTTCTGTCACGACTGGTCCGCGGTTACGTTACCGTAGCTTTGAGTGGGGATGGCGGTGATGAGTCCTTCTGCGGATACCAGAGGTACCTGGGCTCGAGAGTGCGTCAGATGTGGGTGATGAATCGAGCACTTGGGGGATTCCCAAGCCGGTCGCTGTTCAGAAGCATGGGAATTGCTGAAAGTGTACTCTCCTCTGCCCGCCGAGAGAAGTTGCGTAGACTATCCGCGCTCCTTGATGCCGAGGTGTCAAATAACTTTGAAAGCTTCTACACCTGGTACACAGCTAAGTGGCTCCGGAGCCCAATCCAGAGTGGGGGAGGCCCCCTCCCTGCAACCGCCGGTCCCCCTCTTGCTGGAATTGACTTTGAAAGGAGGATGATGGCACTCGATACGGCCTCCTACTTGCCGGACGACATCCTTGTTAAGGTAGACAGGGCAGCAATGTCCGTCGGGCTCGAAACACGCGCCCCATTTCTAGATCACAGGCTGGTGGAGTTCGCGTGGGGGTTACCGCTGCACTACTTAAGGACGGCGGACAAGGGAAAGCTCATCCTTAGGGATTTGCTCGACGAGCTAGTGGGAGGACGTCTTTCGCGCCTTCCGAAAAAGGGCTTCTCGGCGCCGATAGCGACGTGGTTAAGGGGGCCGCTCAGGGATTGGGCAGAGGACTTGCTTGCTGTGGGTCGGTTAGACGACCACGGGTGGCTGGACTCGGCTGAAGTTAGGCGACGTTGGCAGGAGCATCTAAGTGGGACGGTAGATTGGAGCGAGTCTCTTTGGGGGGTACTAATGCTGAATTCCTGGGCCTCCAAGTAA